Genomic DNA from Danio rerio strain Tuebingen ecotype United States chromosome 5, GRCz12tu, whole genome shotgun sequence:
tttaatttaatttatttatttttgtttattaaaatttatttgatttgttttttttcatttatttttttatatatttgttcatatttatttatttatttagttaattattaatcaatttatattaattatttattttgtttttgtttaatcgtttgttttttatttatttatttttgtttgtttgtttgtttgtatggttTTTATTGTGTTACCTATTTATGTTACCTAGAAAAAAATATAAGATTTTGCAAAAGAcattatacaattaaataaattaataaatgatcatTTAAGTCTGCCTTTTTTATCCTTTTTCATATagtttgtattaaataaaataaaaattggctTACAACTATTAGCAGTTGACTGACAAAACATTGgggaaaataatgcaaaatacaaaatatatatataaatacataacttttgttttctttcatgATAGGAGTGTTATTTAGAGAATGATCAGACGAGCCTCTATCATGCTGCCAAAGGCCTCATGACTTTGCAAGCACTTTATGGAACAATACCACAGATATTTGGCAAAGGAGAGTGTGCACGGGTGAGTAGAAATGCATCTGTGCCGATTTTGCAAATTTGGCAAGTCTATTAATATAGCACCTTTCATACACAAGTGTGCTTTacttaaacaagaataaaagaaacataaaatacttttataagagatgaaaaacaaagaattaaagtGATTAATGTCATCATTATGTCACAATCTAGTCTGTGCTTTTTGAACATTTCATTCTAGAAGCTTTCAGATATCCTCAATTCCAGCTTTAGTGGTGCTTATTTGAGTCTAGCGTggtaaataacatttttagttGGACTTAAAGCTtaaaaaaacaccataatatgtttgcagatgtttaggaaacatgctaagtgaacatacttgtttatctgaaaataaatgGTATAGTCAGTTACTCTGCTTTGAGAGTGTATTGCGTGTCAGAATGTCTGTGTTGGAtttggtctctataaccagcccactgccagttcACCAGTTTATGTTTTAGTACCCCAGGTTGccttaaagaagaaaaaaactgtgtATTTACTTTAAGTCATCAAAATATAAAGGCATAGCCAAAAGTTTGACCTTCGGAGGACAGTAGCAGCCATCAAAATGAGACTCTGAATGAGTTTAGAGGTATTaaatccacatgaggtggtttttaattatcaaataatgtaaatattagaaatgtaaacattagctgagcagcttACTAGATCTTGAGGCATGCTCCTGtttgtgtcgtcaatctggcaacctgactGGAGTCATCGGAGGAGAGACCGGACTGCAATActtagttcaaccactaggtgtcaatTATACACACTGCACTATTAAAGTccgcatgaaccggaagctgtgaCCATTTTTTTTCGCATTGTGATGCAGATCCTAAAGAAACAGATTATTAAATCAGAAAACACCATAGGCGTGGCTTGTTTTCTTTACTGCGAGGTGATTGGATgttgtaaagtaggcatttcattcagataGATCTAGGAAAGGGTTTGGGGAAAGTTCTTACAACccaacagactcctcctcctgctcaccagtTCTGTTTAATATCAAAACTGACAgctagaggggcgtggttaagtatgttagccccgcccaatacctcagacagacctaatctagcaatgtgagctaacataGTCAATATGGTTAGTTTGATTTCTTGTGTACTTTAGGAGTTAGTAAGTAATTGGGTGTGTGTATTTGCATTGCACTGTGTGTTTCTCTCAGCATGTGGCCAACATGATGCTGCGGATGAAGAGAGAGTTTGCAGGCAGCCACACTCAGATCCTGCCTGTGTTTGACACTCTTCTGCTGCTGGATCGAAACGTGGATTTACTCACACCGCTCGCCACGCAGCTCACATACGAGGGTCTCATCGACGAGATCTTTGGCATCACCAATGGTaaattagttatttattcattttccttcagcttagtcccttattcatcaggggtcgccacagtggaatgaaccgccaattattccagcatatgttttacacagcggatgcccttccggatgcaacccattactgggaaacacccatacacactcattcacacacacacacactcatagatcacggccaatttagcttattcaatttgcctatagtgcatgtatttggactgtgggggaaaccggagcacccagaggaaacccacgccaatatgggagaacatgcaaactccacacagaaacgccaaatgacccagctgggactcgaaaccaacgacctttttgctgtgaggtgacagtgctacccactaaaAATAAGAGTTTATCTTGGAGATGCACCTCTCAAAATGAACCTGTAAGTCTGGCATCACCTGTATGTAGACGCTCATGTTGATTCTTTGCTTTGTCAGGTTATGTGAAGCTCCCGCCTGAAAAGTTTGCTCAGAAGAAACAGGGTGAAGGCGGCAAAGATCTGCCCACCGAGCCCAAAAAACTGCAGCTGAACTCCGCTGAGGAGCTTTACGCCGAGATACGCGACAAGAACTTCAATGCTGTCGGTGCGGCTCTCAGCAAGAAGGCCAAGATTATTTCAGCTGCATTTGAGGTTTGTGCTGCTTTCCTGCCTTATCTCACTAGCTAATGTGTGTTGGATCTTTTTAGttagacagttgaagtcaaaattattagtcctcctgtgatttttaatatttcccaagtaatgtttaacagaggaaggacatttccacagtatgtctgataatattttttcttctggagaaagtcttatttgttttatttcagccagaatgaaagcagtttttaattttttttaaagcattttaaggtcaatattatttgcccccttaagcaatatttgttttcgattgtgAATATGTAGAAACCTtgtactgtcacttttgattaatTGATTCTCTTTTCCtgtttttaataactctttttaaACACAAGCATGTAAACCTGCAAATCTGTtttcatcattaataataataataataataaatgattcaaATAAGCATTTAACATGATTTGCAGACTGAAATTCAGCTTTGGGTCACATGATAATATTACATCttataatatttagaaatataaaatagGCATTTTTAATTGcggtatattattgtttttactgtattcaaataaatgcagcttatGTGAGGCAAACAGACTTCTTTTCAAATGTTTCTATCATGTGAAACCTGCCTGTTATGATGTGTTTAACAATCATTATAACTTAAAtccttaattgttttaatatttatttatattttttaaatcacatcaacatttatatgtatttatcaataataataataactccttacattaatatagcgcttttctgggcacataaagcgctttacacatagagGGGAATCtcatcatccaccaccagtgtgcagcaccacacaccagctgattggtggagatgaGACAGAGTGATGTAGCCAATTATaacatggggatggttaggaggccatgatggacagaggccagtgggcagatttggccaggatgccggggttaaacccctactctttttcaaaagacatcctgggatttttcatgaccgcagagagtcaggaccttggtttaacatctcatctgaaagacggcgctcactgagcagtatagagtccccgtcactatactggggcattaggacccacatagaccgcaggttgggcgccccctgctggcctcactaacaccacttccggcagcaatctAGATTGatcttagcttcagtgggtgaccatgtgagagtcgCAGAGAGCAAGCTAGCGTATTTATGGATGtactatatcatctttgcatcagtTTACAGAAAACGAATTAACCGCTTGTGtgaggtgtttgtaatgcagcgtCTACGGGGGCAGGAGagtaaatctgacattattctctcttctggctgccgttatcagtctcacactattttcacagattacattattttatatgacataaacattacacatttacacagttttcctttttctgaaagtcttggtAACACCCTTAGGgagtttttctttattatttgagcaaataggactgtaaaaaaagtatttgttgtcctctcccattcactgcgctctgagtTTACACAACTAAActgacttctgctgctgagaaaccctgAAGTGTGAAAAGTGCATTGTTAATAAGCTGTTATATTTCTGACTGTGTTCCAGGAGCGACACAACGCCAAAACTGTGGGAGAAATTAAGCAGTTTGTTTCCCAGCTGCCGCACATGCAGGCAGCGCGCAGCTCTCTGGCCAATCACACCTCCATCGCTGAACTTATCAAAGACATCACCAGTAAGACTGACTGACAACATTATGTAGTGTTTCTAAGCCAATGTGTTTTTCAGTTCTTACCTTTTGTGGTTCTGGACATCAAAACCAGtcataaaactgaataaataagctttccgtTGATCTTTTTTTAGGATAGGCCTgaaaatatttggctgagataaaACCTGGAATCTGAGTTTGCAAACTAATCTAAAAACTCCTAAATccacctttaaagttgtctatATGAAAGAGTTGAACTTATTTTGTGGGTGTTTGTGTTTGGCGTGTCTCTTTGTGTATGTTTGGGGGTGAGTTTTTGTGTGTGGGTCTGGGTGGGTGTGTTTGGGTAAGGGTaggggtgtgtttgtgtgtgtatatgaatttCATAGCTAAATACATTATTAACTAAATATTTAGTCTTGATATGTTTAGAGTAGAGAATTTAGAAAATGCATTGAACATGATCTttaatattcttatttttatttttataatattattttatgcataaactctaaaaaaaaaaaaaaaaatgtatgtgttttcGGATATTTTCTAAAATCTACATGTGTAATGTAACACTGGATGTGCTCCAGGCTCACATGTCTGATTTTGCTTTGGTATTTTAGCAAATAGTCTTCATCAGATATATCTGTCTCCTGTGTTTCAGCTTCAGAGGTTTTCTTTGACAGTCTGACGGTCGAGCAGGAGTTCATGACTGGAGTCGACACAGACAAGGTGCTTCGTTTAGCTTATAACTCCAATTTAAAGCCAGTATAAGTGTTCAAATCAcctttgttttgtacattttgttATGATTTATAAAACTAACAgaaactattttacttttttgaaagctttttaattgagtttttaaatattttcaagttAAAGTCATACATTAGTGTTTATCGATCTTAATATTATGTGTATAAtagtattattgtgtgtgtgtaatatgtaatatttttttcactttttttacagGTCAGCACTTATATTGAGGACTGCATTGCGCAGAAAGACCCGCTGATAAAAATCCTGCGGCTGGTCTGTATGCAGTCTGTCTGCAACAACGGACTCAAACAGAAAGTTCTGGACTACTATAAGAGGGAGATCCTTCAGGTATTGCAGAGAAAATGGATTTGAGATTTGCTTATGGCCTTTGAACGTGTTTCTTGAGAAATTGACAAGATGTATTTTCTGACAATAACGAGTTCATTTCGGGTGTTATTGATATTAAGTACATTGAGGCTTTAAAGCAGGAGTTCTCAATAGccacgtttccactatcgcggCTAAAGCGAGCGAGTCAAGGCCagttgcgtttccactgtcacttccggggcctgatcaGGCTAAAGCGTGGCTTTCTCGCGGCCAGCGgctggcctttttcggcccgccaaataccttgggccaaaaagggccagctggggcttcggggtggagtgaaaggagaggcggactttgcctgagtaaatgaatatgatgaatgagaacacacaggcctgtgtgtatagacatataatgtgatgctgtacagtaacgtgtcatttgtttgtttcggttggcttcattttaatggtttggtGATGATGATgcgtgggcgggttgtgtgacatttgattcgggggatgttctggagGCAGGGTTTGCGTGACACACTGCAaactactagcccgacagtgtaaatgcgacatgatttcagcttcACTGCTCAACCTCACGGGCGATTAGCTCAGCCCGGCCCGGCCCAATAAAAGCcttggctcgcactggcccgacagtggaaattcGGCTATTAAGGCTTCAAATTCAGAATTTTCAGAAATGTTAAAGGTCTGTAAATGTTGGTTATAACAAAACGttattttaacaaacataaaTCAACCCTCTTATAAAATAAGTGCATTTTTAATTAAgaaaatacattaataagtgtaaatGCGGCAAAATGACTTAGTCacacttaaagagacagttcatcgaaaaatgaaaagtctgtaattatttactcaccctttacttgtgtCAAACCTAttggagatattttgaagaatgctggtagccGGCACCCATGGTTTCAAAAAAATGAATACTGTGGAAGTAAATGGGTGCCAGAaaccatcattcttcaaaatatcttcttttgtgctcaaaagaagaaagaaactcaaataggtttaaaATCACAAGAGGGAGAATaaacgagaggggtctggatgcagacctggtccAGTGCAATCTAAGCTGCATCCAGTGATTTGTAATGCACTCACCTAAACCCCACcggtcactcactccattgagtgcattgtgtctgacatcataaaggctgcatccagatagtaTTGGAATAAACAGTGAggtaatgttcatttttgggtgaactatccctttaaatttttctgtgaaatgtttttttaaattgttattgtcTGCATAAAGCTGAATCTGACTTGCTTTAAAATTGGTTTAGACGTACGGTTATAAGCACATTCTGACCCTCAAGAACTTGGAGAAGGTTGGTTTGCTCAAACCTCAGAGCACCATGAGGAACAACTACCCAACAATCAGGAAAACACTCAAGCTGTGGATGGAGGACGCCAACGAACAGGTTTGTGCTGTTACTCATTTAGTGTAGTTTCTGGTTTATTTTTGAAACGGCACTTTATGTACGTGTGTAATGAAGTCACCTTGAAACGGAAGTTAACGTTTTCCTTATTTTTTCTCTATTGTGACGTACATCCAATTGAAACGCTCCTGAAatgaaaataagtaaatgaataaataaatgatttcaaCTTTTGGGAACCGAATAGATTGTTGGAAGATGAGTGTTGCATTCAAAACGAAAGAAGATTTAAGAATGGATGAAGTCAAAGTAGAATTGAGAAATgccctgatagctccgccccaaataactgatagccacgccctaaaggacttatagctccaccttaaaggactgatagctccaccctgaaTGACTGATGTCCCCAttctgaatgaatgactgatagccccgccctaaatgactgatatccccTCCCTGAAGGACTGAAagccccgccttaaatgactgatagctccggcgtaaatgactgatagccccgccctgatTGACTGATTGCTCCACACTAAAATAATAACTCTGGCCTGAATGACTGATAGTGCCTCAGTAAATaaatgatagccccgccctaaatgactgatagccctgccctaaataactgatagctctgctctaaatgactgatagctccaccctaaatgactgattgccccgccctaaatgactgatagccccgccctaaatgagtgatagcaccgccctaaatgactgatagccctgccctaaatgactgatagccctgccctaaataactgatagctctgctctaaatggctgatagccccaccctaaatgactgatagccccaccctaaatgactgatagccccaccctaaatgactgatagccccgccctaaatgactgatagccccgccctaaatgactgatagccccgccctaaatgactgatagccctgccctaaataactgatagctctgctctaaatggctgatagccccaccctaaatgactaatagccccaccctaaatgactgatagccccgccctaaatgactgatagccccgccctaaatgactgatagccctgccctaaataactgatagctctgctctaaatggctgatagctccaccctaaatgactaatagccccaccctaaatgactgatagctccaccctaaatgactgatagctccaccctaaatgactgatagccccaccctaaatgactgatagctccaccctaaatgactgatagctccaccctaaatgactgatagccccaccctaatgactgatagctccaccctaaatgactgatagccccaccctaatgactgatagctccaccctaaatgactgatagctccaccctaatgactgatagctccaccctaaatgactgatagctccaccctaaatgactgatagctccaccctaaatgactgatagctccgccttgAATGTGaaatgtaaaagtgtgtgtgtgtatatatatatatatatatatatatatatatatatatatatatatatggactcaCTGATGTTTCTTCATgatgttctctctctctcctgcagaACCCGAATGATATCTCGTACGTGTACAGCGGCTACGCTCCGCTCAGCGTTCGCCTCACTCAGGTTCTGGCGCGACCAGGATGGAGGAGCATCGAGGAGGTGCTGAAGATGCTGCCTGGGCCACACTTTGAGGAACGACAGCAGGTTCCCACAGGCCTCCACAAGAAGCGTAAGTGCATTGATTTACTTTAtaaaaatatgctcattttataTTAAAGGCCACATGAACCTGAAGCTGCCaccgttttttttttggtttgtttttacgTATTGTAATGCAGCTCCTAGAGAAacgaaatattaaatgagaaaacttctgttttgttcaccacaaaactagtgACATGAGCTAAGAAAATCAATACGatttgttttgatttcatttgtgctGTAAGGTCACCTCAAGAAGCATAAATGCTTTGATTTACAATTAAATAGATGCTCGTTTTAGGTGAATATCAACAAgcaagcaattttgtgtttagaCATATAAGCATAGATGGCTTGGCTAAAGCAAGGCTaaattgggctgtcagtgaaaatctaatagacatcaaaTGCAGATTAGTTAGATACGTAGTCACAAACGTAGTcgttcatttttttgtatttgatgactaggctagttttgggcttttctttgacgtctattagatgtttaATGAAAGCTCAAATTTGGCCTTGCTTTACTGAGGCCGTCTTTGTTTAGACGTCTACAAAGAgtatagaatcaccaagaggcgacactctagtgcaatttgggacaCAGTCACTAGAGGGCGcagtggccattttggaatgaaaactccaatagaacagcagcatattataagtctgtaaaataaactattgaaagtgctgatgattgtgatagtaagtgctgtattgtcgtttttcaggttgtatcttcagctttaatgcgctttttaaatatataaataaaaaacaaagcagctgctcgccatcgcaacagcaataaaatccaatggacagccgaccgctttcactccaaaatagcggaatccagggctgttgctgggcgctgctgttgcaatagaACGTtttattgagtgtcgcctcttggtaattctaagctctttggcgtctattagacatctattagccttCTTTTTATTCCTGGATAAATGTtttgatttactttttaaaagatgctaatttattttaataacaccCTCACATTATTAGTAAAAAAATACTAGCTAAACTGTAAAGATGGCTCCCACGAGCAAGCTGTATGCACCCTAACTGAATATTGCGttacactagctatgtttccagcctcctatttttatgcgcattgtAGATATGCACATacaaaacggttgatggaaacgtcaagatgaaaatgcgcataaagttattcacataactgagtaggataaactttttattcgataagatgcGCAATTGCGCATAACCTTCGATGATAACATGTTTACCGCACAAATTTCAGCATgctcattaaaaaaggtcatgtgattttgttataagagatcatgtgatgatctactgcacacgacaag
This window encodes:
- the vps33a gene encoding vacuolar protein sorting-associated protein 33A, coding for MASHLFCGRVNLNILREAARKDLREFLDKCSGSKAIVWDEYLTGPFGLIAQYSLLKEHEVEKMFTLKGGRIPSAAVKNIVFFVRPRLELMDIIAENVSSEDKLQPREFHILFVPRRSLLCEQRLKEKGVLNSFTNIDEYILDLIPYDGDLLSMESESSFRECYLENDQTSLYHAAKGLMTLQALYGTIPQIFGKGECARHVANMMLRMKREFAGSHTQILPVFDTLLLLDRNVDLLTPLATQLTYEGLIDEIFGITNGYVKLPPEKFAQKKQGEGGKDLPTEPKKLQLNSAEELYAEIRDKNFNAVGAALSKKAKIISAAFEERHNAKTVGEIKQFVSQLPHMQAARSSLANHTSIAELIKDITTSEVFFDSLTVEQEFMTGVDTDKVSTYIEDCIAQKDPLIKILRLVCMQSVCNNGLKQKVLDYYKREILQTYGYKHILTLKNLEKVGLLKPQSTMRNNYPTIRKTLKLWMEDANEQNPNDISYVYSGYAPLSVRLTQVLARPGWRSIEEVLKMLPGPHFEERQQVPTGLHKKRQPGENRTTLVFFLGGVTYAEIAALRFLSHMEDSGTEYIIATTKLINGTSWVKSLMDHPEENQQ